A window of the Blastocatellia bacterium genome harbors these coding sequences:
- a CDS encoding S41 family peptidase, translating into MKIRRVFLILSLLLFLPVMAAAQTKLLRHPTYHNGKVAFSYLGDIWVANEDGTGVQRLTVHRARDVYPRFSPDGKWIAFSSNRYGNYDVFVMPAQGGQPKQLTFHTGNDTVVGWTPDGKKIIFQASRNDGVFPGIPSLYEVPLEGGLEERIPTDWGYWGSYSPDGKKFAFNRHPMVWWRKHYRGSYAADLWVMDVASKKFVRLGDDDYKGNYFWPMYGQNGEIYFVADILPNEKNIKPGSPDVLKSVNNIWKISERGGKPVQVTRHTSGSLFFPSISSDRRVIVYEENFGIWKLDLATGRTSEIKITIASDDKENYIETLTIQNEADSYDLSPTTRRAVISTHGELFTIATERGDIQRVTESYFRDRDPEWSPDGKWIAFVSDRSGRDEVWITDELGKTLKKLSDSDTEKVAIAWAPDSKSLVYSASDHKLYRVEIESGRTQVIAESDVSNIQNPQFSPDGQWISYTKLDRDLRPHVYVIPSTGGQERHIGNENTFSESGAQWTPDGKKLIFLAGFVQGGSATVRQNVAQVYIVSLQKEERSPTERDIDTEEEAVAAERTGRPRFGPPGGGEPQRVEVKIDWDGLDRRIRQLTRLSDNITTAVPSPDSRLIAFVAVSTDDGRPTSSIYTIQEDGQRLTRITQIQPPSEGEDGPPPGFGGFGGGLRSLQFSRDGRTLYFMQGNGIYAVSVGGPGGGDAQAQAPAPGGPAAGRSAERRRLTFTARVEVDHRAEWKQVFNESWRVMKNRFYDPNMHGVDWAKMKTIYEPLMDYVGDQEEMHNVVSQMIGELNASHTGISGGQGPGGDDQPRIQTRYPGFEIVPDPSGYYRVSYIYKNGPADKDYVKISVGDYILAIDDQPLKAGDNYWKYYNSVPGRKFEFTVNSKPTFEGAWKTKVEPVSGGAYTTLVYEKWVAERKALVDKLSQGEIGYLHIRQMNQPSLARFIRDLIENRFKKALIIDQRFNPGGGIDQELLQILQQRQYQYTRQRDSVVLTRPQRAFFGPMVVMQNERSTSDAEVFPDGFRTLGLGKIVGTTTYGAVIGTGSYRLMDGSQIRTPGTGLWNVKGYNLENYGVPPDVYVDNTPEDFLKGRDAQLEKAVEVLKEELKRTVVPESPTGGSARRGA; encoded by the coding sequence ATGAAGATCAGACGAGTTTTTCTGATACTCTCCCTGCTTCTGTTTCTTCCCGTCATGGCGGCGGCGCAGACGAAACTCTTGCGCCATCCGACCTATCACAACGGGAAGGTCGCTTTCAGCTATCTGGGTGACATCTGGGTGGCCAACGAGGACGGCACCGGCGTCCAGCGCCTGACCGTCCATCGCGCCCGCGATGTCTACCCGCGATTCTCTCCCGATGGGAAATGGATCGCTTTTTCCTCGAATCGCTACGGCAACTACGATGTCTTCGTCATGCCGGCTCAAGGGGGTCAGCCCAAACAGCTCACCTTCCACACCGGCAATGACACGGTCGTCGGCTGGACGCCCGACGGCAAGAAGATCATCTTTCAAGCCTCGCGCAACGACGGCGTCTTCCCCGGCATCCCCAGCCTCTACGAAGTTCCGCTCGAAGGAGGGCTCGAAGAGCGCATTCCCACCGATTGGGGCTACTGGGGAAGCTATTCGCCCGATGGCAAGAAGTTCGCCTTCAATCGCCACCCGATGGTCTGGTGGCGCAAACACTATCGCGGGTCCTACGCCGCCGACCTCTGGGTGATGGATGTGGCTTCCAAGAAATTCGTCCGCCTGGGCGATGATGATTACAAGGGCAACTACTTCTGGCCGATGTACGGACAAAACGGCGAAATTTACTTTGTCGCCGACATTCTGCCCAACGAGAAGAACATCAAACCGGGCAGCCCCGACGTCCTCAAGAGCGTCAACAACATCTGGAAGATCTCCGAGCGCGGCGGCAAGCCCGTTCAGGTCACCCGTCATACGAGCGGGAGCCTCTTTTTCCCTTCGATTTCCAGCGACCGGCGCGTCATCGTCTATGAGGAGAATTTCGGCATCTGGAAGCTCGATCTGGCGACGGGCCGAACGAGCGAGATCAAAATCACCATCGCTTCCGATGACAAGGAGAATTACATCGAAACCCTCACCATCCAAAACGAAGCCGACAGCTACGATCTTTCGCCGACGACGCGGCGGGCCGTGATCTCCACACATGGAGAACTGTTCACCATCGCCACCGAACGCGGCGATATTCAACGGGTGACCGAGTCCTACTTCCGCGACAGAGATCCCGAATGGTCTCCCGACGGCAAGTGGATCGCCTTCGTGTCGGATCGGTCGGGCCGCGATGAGGTCTGGATCACCGACGAACTGGGAAAGACGCTCAAGAAGCTGTCGGATTCCGATACCGAGAAGGTAGCGATTGCCTGGGCGCCGGATTCCAAGTCGCTCGTCTATTCGGCCTCGGATCATAAGCTCTATCGGGTGGAAATCGAGAGCGGTCGGACGCAGGTCATCGCCGAGAGCGATGTCTCGAACATTCAGAACCCACAGTTTTCGCCCGACGGCCAGTGGATCTCTTACACGAAACTCGATCGCGATCTGCGGCCTCACGTCTACGTGATCCCATCAACGGGCGGACAGGAGCGCCATATCGGCAACGAGAACACCTTCAGCGAATCCGGAGCCCAGTGGACTCCCGACGGCAAGAAGCTCATCTTCCTGGCCGGATTCGTACAGGGAGGGAGCGCCACCGTGCGACAGAACGTGGCGCAGGTTTACATCGTCTCGCTCCAGAAGGAAGAGCGCAGTCCCACCGAACGAGACATTGATACCGAAGAAGAAGCGGTGGCCGCCGAGCGGACAGGCCGCCCGCGGTTCGGCCCTCCAGGGGGCGGCGAGCCGCAGCGCGTCGAAGTGAAGATTGACTGGGACGGACTCGACCGCCGGATCCGCCAGCTCACGCGGCTGAGCGACAATATCACAACGGCCGTTCCCTCTCCCGACAGTCGTCTGATTGCCTTCGTGGCCGTGAGCACCGATGACGGTCGCCCGACGTCGTCCATCTACACGATTCAGGAAGATGGGCAGCGCCTGACGCGCATAACGCAAATTCAGCCGCCGAGCGAAGGTGAGGATGGGCCGCCGCCGGGATTCGGCGGATTCGGTGGCGGTCTGCGATCGCTGCAATTCTCCCGCGATGGCCGCACGCTCTACTTCATGCAGGGCAATGGCATCTACGCCGTGAGCGTCGGCGGCCCCGGAGGCGGCGACGCGCAGGCGCAAGCTCCCGCGCCCGGCGGACCCGCAGCCGGACGATCCGCCGAACGACGGCGACTCACCTTCACAGCTCGCGTCGAAGTGGATCACCGCGCCGAGTGGAAACAGGTCTTCAACGAAAGCTGGCGCGTGATGAAGAATCGCTTCTATGATCCCAACATGCACGGCGTGGACTGGGCCAAGATGAAGACCATCTACGAGCCGCTGATGGACTATGTCGGCGATCAGGAGGAGATGCATAACGTCGTCAGTCAGATGATCGGCGAGCTGAATGCCTCGCACACCGGCATCAGCGGCGGCCAGGGGCCCGGCGGCGATGATCAACCGCGCATCCAGACGCGCTATCCCGGATTCGAGATCGTGCCCGATCCGTCGGGTTATTACCGCGTCAGCTACATCTACAAGAACGGCCCCGCCGACAAAGACTATGTCAAGATCAGCGTGGGCGATTACATCCTGGCCATTGACGACCAACCGCTCAAGGCGGGCGACAACTACTGGAAGTACTACAACTCCGTGCCGGGGCGGAAGTTCGAGTTCACCGTCAACTCCAAGCCCACGTTCGAAGGGGCGTGGAAGACCAAAGTCGAACCCGTCAGCGGCGGAGCCTACACGACGCTCGTCTACGAGAAGTGGGTGGCCGAACGAAAGGCTCTCGTTGATAAGCTCTCTCAAGGCGAGATCGGCTATCTCCACATTCGCCAGATGAACCAGCCGTCGCTCGCACGGTTCATCCGCGATCTGATCGAGAACCGGTTCAAGAAGGCGCTCATCATTGATCAGCGGTTCAATCCCGGCGGCGGTATTGATCAAGAGTTGCTGCAGATCCTCCAGCAGCGGCAGTATCAATACACGCGCCAGCGGGATTCCGTGGTGCTGACGCGGCCGCAGCGGGCCTTCTTCGGGCCGATGGTGGTCATGCAGAATGAGCGTTCCACCAGCGATGCCGAAGTCTTCCCCGACGGGTTCCGCACGCTCGGCCTGGGCAAGATCGTGGGCACGACAACCTACGGAGCCGTGATCGGCACGGGCTCCTATCGCCTGATGGACGGCTCGCAAATTCGCACGCCGGGCACCGGATTGTGGAACGTCAAAGGCTACAATCTGGAAAATTACGGCGTGCCGCCCGATGTCTACGTGGATAACACGCCGGAAGATTTCCTCAAAGGCCGCGACGCGCAACTGGAGAAAGCCGTCGAGGTGCTCAAAGAGGAACTGAAGCGGACCGTCGTGCCCGAAAGTCCCACCGGGGGGTCAGCGCGACGGGGCGCATAA